The following proteins are co-located in the Mesorhizobium sp. M1E.F.Ca.ET.045.02.1.1 genome:
- the rpoN gene encoding RNA polymerase factor sigma-54 has protein sequence MHLSASLLQRQKQRMVLSPQAIEAIRLLRLTHTELHQLVQQALEKNPVLKPDPFDDDSPLSGVDQRSSQSRSEIGESPIGGPSGGRGQWKSQRSSGNDRPAVEEFTAHTETLHDHVARQVALTPFTPQERLIAGQLAAHLEDTGYLQVNLFDLARRLNVRQADVERVIGILQQFDPPGIFARTLSECLEIQLRQQDRFDPAMAALVANLEMLARGDFQGLKQRCGVDEEDLLDMRNEIRALDPKPGDRFQSGTPETIVPDVWVMPKSEGGWRVELDPATLPKVLINHTYVAEISQQTKQNPEGKAFLDHCQEKGNWLISSLKQRAKTILKVATEIVRQQDAFFTHGAAHLRPLCLKNVADEIGMHESTVSRVTSNRYMLTPRGVFELKYFFAAPIASCEGGDAHSAKAVRHRIKAIIAEESLDKVHSDEDIVAQLKETGIDVARRTVTKYREAMNIPSSIRRRRDKRLSAAAIKRSD, from the coding sequence ATGCATCTCTCAGCAAGCCTGCTTCAACGCCAGAAGCAACGTATGGTCTTATCGCCTCAAGCCATTGAAGCTATTCGCTTGCTGCGATTGACGCATACTGAACTCCATCAGCTCGTGCAGCAGGCACTCGAGAAGAACCCCGTTTTGAAGCCTGACCCGTTTGACGACGATTCGCCGCTGTCAGGGGTGGATCAGCGGAGCAGTCAAAGCAGAAGCGAAATCGGCGAATCGCCCATTGGCGGGCCGTCTGGCGGGCGCGGGCAATGGAAGTCGCAACGCAGTAGCGGCAACGATCGACCTGCCGTCGAGGAGTTTACCGCCCACACCGAAACATTGCACGACCATGTCGCCCGCCAGGTCGCCCTCACCCCGTTCACCCCCCAGGAGCGGCTGATTGCCGGACAGCTCGCCGCCCATCTGGAGGACACTGGCTATCTTCAGGTAAACCTTTTCGATCTGGCCAGGAGGTTAAACGTTCGGCAAGCTGATGTGGAACGGGTCATCGGAATCTTGCAGCAATTTGATCCGCCGGGCATTTTTGCGCGAACTCTCAGCGAATGCCTGGAGATTCAGCTGCGCCAGCAAGACCGGTTCGACCCGGCTATGGCAGCTTTGGTCGCCAATCTCGAGATGCTTGCACGGGGGGATTTTCAGGGATTGAAGCAGCGTTGCGGAGTCGACGAGGAGGATCTCCTCGACATGAGGAACGAAATCCGCGCGCTCGATCCCAAGCCTGGAGACCGGTTCCAGTCCGGGACGCCGGAAACCATCGTACCGGACGTCTGGGTAATGCCCAAGTCCGAAGGTGGATGGCGGGTGGAGCTTGATCCGGCCACGCTGCCCAAAGTGTTGATCAACCACACCTATGTCGCCGAAATCTCGCAGCAGACCAAGCAAAATCCGGAAGGCAAAGCGTTTCTCGACCATTGCCAGGAAAAAGGGAACTGGCTGATCAGCAGTCTCAAGCAGCGCGCTAAGACGATCCTTAAGGTTGCGACCGAAATCGTGCGCCAGCAGGATGCCTTTTTTACACACGGCGCCGCCCATCTGCGGCCTCTCTGTCTCAAAAATGTCGCTGACGAGATCGGCATGCACGAGTCGACGGTAAGCCGGGTGACTTCGAACAGGTACATGTTGACTCCGCGCGGGGTGTTCGAGCTGAAGTATTTTTTCGCTGCGCCAATCGCATCCTGCGAGGGCGGCGACGCGCACTCCGCCAAAGCTGTCCGCCATCGGATCAAGGCAATCATAGCCGAAGAATCGCTCGACAAGGTACATTCCGACGAAGACATCGTTGCTCAACTCAAGGAGACCGGCATCGATGTCGCTCGCCGTACCGTCACCAAATATCGCGAGGCGATGAACATCCCTTCCTCCATACGACGGCGCCGCGATAAGCGTTTGTCCGCAGCTGCGATCAAGCGAAGTGACTAA
- a CDS encoding nitrogen fixation protein NifQ: MPEAEAGRYDDGCLSSAQWRGSELGRSFDQHVLPCVHSRSLEEVQAGEVLATEGTGLSSVELRDVLAATFPSTSSSVFALEELSEPEPELEEELLRRLLLAHAAPADPASGRLAKIIARRAMRTDHLWRDLGLSNRAELSRLLARHFPALAAGNTENMKWKKYFYRKLCEAEGFSSCTAPSCRECQDFESCFGPEEVESRLSPTRNAG; this comes from the coding sequence ATGCCGGAAGCTGAAGCCGGCCGTTACGATGATGGCTGCCTATCCAGCGCGCAATGGCGTGGGTCCGAGCTAGGGAGGAGCTTCGATCAGCATGTGCTGCCCTGCGTACATTCACGTTCGCTTGAGGAGGTCCAGGCGGGCGAGGTGTTGGCGACGGAGGGGACAGGCCTTTCGTCTGTCGAATTGCGTGATGTCTTGGCCGCAACTTTCCCGTCTACCTCCAGCAGCGTATTCGCTTTGGAGGAGTTGAGCGAGCCCGAGCCGGAACTGGAAGAGGAGCTGCTACGCCGGCTGCTGCTAGCGCATGCTGCGCCGGCCGACCCGGCGAGCGGCCGCTTGGCCAAGATCATCGCCCGGCGTGCGATGCGCACGGACCATCTTTGGCGGGATCTTGGCCTCTCAAATCGCGCTGAGCTCAGCCGCCTGCTTGCCAGACATTTTCCCGCGCTGGCGGCAGGCAACACAGAAAACATGAAATGGAAAAAGTACTTTTACCGCAAGCTGTGTGAGGCCGAAGGCTTTTCGTCATGCACTGCACCCAGTTGTCGGGAATGCCAGGACTTCGAAAGCTGCTTCGGCCCGGAGGAAGTTGAGAGTCGCCTCTCGCCGACCAGGAATGCCGGTTAG